The following proteins come from a genomic window of Methanosarcina sp. MTP4:
- a CDS encoding TatD family hydrolase, with translation MPAKIPITDNHMHIDPRARGLAAVKDFQNAGGTHIILVTKPTWTLGITVKKPEDYLPVFDETVEIAAKIREMGVGAFPVLGVHPAEISKLTEYMELGEAAETMKKGLELAADYVEKGLAVGIKSGRPHYPVPGEVWEASNEIMEHAFSLGRDQDCAVQLHTESVEEPELTDIAERARKTGIKMYRVVKHYAPPLVNACEKLGVFPGVICSKGAIEKALEEGTRFMMETDYIDDPERPGAVLGPKTIPRRTLKLVEKHGEEPFWTIHKENPEKVYDIEIEM, from the coding sequence ATGCCCGCAAAAATTCCGATTACCGACAACCACATGCACATCGACCCGAGAGCCAGGGGGCTTGCCGCCGTAAAAGACTTCCAGAACGCAGGGGGAACCCACATTATCCTGGTGACCAAGCCGACCTGGACCCTGGGGATCACTGTAAAAAAGCCCGAAGATTACCTGCCCGTCTTTGATGAGACAGTGGAAATCGCCGCAAAAATCCGGGAGATGGGAGTTGGGGCATTTCCCGTGCTTGGGGTACACCCTGCAGAGATTTCAAAACTCACGGAGTACATGGAACTAGGAGAGGCTGCCGAGACCATGAAAAAAGGCCTTGAGCTTGCGGCAGACTACGTGGAAAAAGGTCTTGCGGTGGGAATTAAATCAGGGCGCCCGCACTACCCCGTTCCCGGAGAGGTCTGGGAAGCCTCAAACGAGATCATGGAACACGCCTTTTCCCTGGGAAGAGACCAGGACTGTGCAGTCCAGCTCCACACAGAAAGCGTCGAAGAGCCGGAACTCACCGATATTGCGGAGAGGGCAAGGAAAACCGGGATCAAAATGTACAGGGTGGTTAAGCACTATGCCCCGCCTCTCGTTAACGCCTGCGAGAAACTGGGAGTCTTTCCCGGAGTGATCTGTTCCAAAGGAGCGATTGAAAAGGCCCTTGAAGAAGGTACCCGTTTCATGATGGAAACAGACTATATCGATGACCCTGAAAGGCCCGGCGCGGTACTTGGCCCGAAAACAATCCCTCGCAGAACATTAAAACTGGTAGAAAAGCACGGGGAAGAACCTTTCTGGACCATCCACAAGGAAAATCCTGAAAAAGTGTACGACATTGAGATCGAAATGTAA